One segment of Alistipes finegoldii DSM 17242 DNA contains the following:
- a CDS encoding HAD family hydrolase, with protein sequence MTHPGSEIKLILLDFDGTLADTRRANTLAYVATLREAGYTLTEEEYAARYFGMRCDDFLTRIGIADPAERERLRLRKIALYPTFFDTVRLNRPLWDFCRQFRAQGGRVWIVSTGSRANIDNAMRHLGIAGPQAVRRLETPDEDTSRKGERLPEENAVDGILSGADVARSKPAPDCFLEAMRREGCTPRETLIFEDSEIGLEAARRSGASYFRVKL encoded by the coding sequence ATGACACACCCCGGCTCCGAAATAAAACTGATCCTTCTGGATTTCGACGGCACGCTGGCCGACACCCGGCGTGCCAACACGCTCGCCTATGTCGCCACGCTGCGCGAAGCGGGTTATACGCTCACCGAAGAGGAGTATGCGGCCCGCTATTTCGGCATGCGGTGCGACGATTTCCTGACCCGGATCGGCATCGCCGACCCGGCCGAACGCGAACGGCTGCGGCTGCGCAAGATCGCGCTCTACCCCACGTTTTTCGACACCGTGCGGCTCAATAGGCCGTTATGGGATTTCTGCCGGCAGTTCCGTGCGCAGGGCGGCCGCGTGTGGATCGTCTCGACGGGCAGCCGCGCCAATATCGACAACGCCATGCGGCATCTGGGAATCGCCGGACCGCAAGCCGTCCGGCGTCTCGAAACGCCGGACGAAGACACGTCACGCAAAGGAGAGAGACTGCCGGAGGAAAACGCGGTGGACGGGATTCTTTCGGGCGCCGACGTCGCGCGCAGCAAACCCGCCCCGGACTGTTTTCTGGAAGCCATGCGCCGCGAGGGCTGCACGCCGCGCGAAACCCTGATTTTCGAGGATTCCGAGATCGGTCTCGAAGCGGCCCGCCGCAGCGGAGCGTCGTATTTCAGGGTGAAACTCTGA
- a CDS encoding GIN domain-containing protein, whose translation MKKMILSAVMLVFAASGYAQETGAAGAGERNEWLPTFEAVAVDADLDVKFVRVPDTEAPKIVYDTKGSYTTKFRAEVKDKTLRISEKPDSRRPERTEVTVYYNALRAVSLSGAAATFEGTLDAAVLDVTVNRKASLTAKLDVKDLKMEQTGYSTANLSGSVRYLTLYVSTGKVAASDLEVMSAEVNAQSKAEVSLWITDRFVGKTTTNARISYKGDPKIVRGGAKFMGGEINRVE comes from the coding sequence ATGAAGAAGATGATTCTGAGCGCGGTGATGCTGGTTTTTGCCGCATCGGGTTATGCGCAGGAAACGGGCGCTGCGGGCGCCGGAGAGCGCAACGAGTGGCTGCCCACCTTCGAGGCGGTTGCGGTCGATGCCGATCTGGACGTCAAATTCGTCCGGGTTCCCGACACCGAGGCCCCGAAAATCGTATACGACACCAAAGGCTCTTACACCACCAAGTTCCGCGCCGAGGTCAAGGACAAGACCCTGCGCATCAGCGAGAAGCCCGATTCGCGCCGTCCCGAACGCACCGAGGTGACGGTCTATTACAACGCGCTGCGGGCCGTTTCGCTGTCGGGCGCGGCCGCGACGTTCGAGGGGACGCTCGACGCCGCGGTGCTCGACGTGACGGTCAACCGCAAGGCTTCGCTGACGGCGAAGCTGGACGTCAAGGACCTCAAGATGGAGCAGACGGGATACAGCACGGCGAACCTTTCGGGTTCGGTGCGTTACCTGACGTTGTATGTATCGACGGGCAAGGTGGCCGCATCCGATCTGGAGGTGATGTCGGCCGAGGTCAATGCCCAGAGCAAGGCCGAGGTGTCGTTGTGGATCACCGACCGTTTCGTGGGCAAGACGACGACCAATGCGCGGATCAGCTACAAGGGCGATCCTAAGATCGTACGCGGCGGCGCGAAGTTCATGGGCGGCGAAATCAACCGCGTGGAGTAG
- a CDS encoding UvrD-helicase domain-containing protein: protein MRAKILNASAGSGKTYQLAYKYVRDVVEQPSIYRHILAVTFTNKATEEMKSRILKEIHLLASGGESSYLENLCRELDMDAATVRRRAAEVRSKILHDYSRFTVLTIDTFFQRILRAFIKELGIDLNYNVEIETASVLTKSADTLIEQITTDRDLQRWLTDFVQERIDEGKKWDVRDGILTLGGELFKEKNKEALSLARSREELGRIVGEATARAAATKQQMRERAAEAVRIMADAGVGPADFTGKSRSFAHYFLTVAAGELKPYTATVGKMSLTTEGWAPKGSPAAPLAARLQPLLREMCDLYDANVRSWNTCDLLRENYRSFALLSDLYAKVQQLCDEQNMMLLSETKYILSEFIGHNDAPFIYEKVGNRFEHFMIDEFQDTSVKEWENFLPLLQNAMSQSEATSVLIVGDIKQSIYRWRGGDWKILHSQAQAQLDPASTEVEILRENYRSLPAVVEFNNEIIGRVVETDNRALNETLDEAAAKGGINPAAAAALHDTLRDAYRGHAQTPRRRSDRPGYVSVSTFAEQPPVVERICEVLDKGFRPRDIMILVRGATDGAKVAAELLDFKRCNTDPRYRFDVMTQEALIVGNAPVSSFIAASLRLSLNPDDSLSRAVYNHYLGRGFDRPLSDDERTFFRSIRLLSPEEAFERIVMRHGLQDDKQQTAYLQAIHEQIIGFCSSKIADIALFLDWWEQQGQNRSLSVEESETTVEITTIHKAKGLEKRVVLIPYCSWQLDPKSGGNVTNIVWAEAHGDAEAVGRFPVKYKKSMAESGFSAEYYRELVYSHVDNVNLLYVALTRAAESLHVFIPQKGGKTVGGLLLQSILTDGDKVLAGSAEGRYTVTETGERFEFGQFRGPVADGGKTSGAEHVVLENYPTARADLRLRLPSQRYFEQEEEVELSPRNFGILMHKAFENADDEEQIRLAVERMQADGTLSAAEAAALRRMIARALEHPAAREWFAGDWERVRNENEIIIPGGSSARRPDRVMIRGTRAVVVDYKFGGREPERYRRQVREYLALLRQMGYTETEGYLWYVKLGRIEKVEE, encoded by the coding sequence GTGAGAGCGAAAATTCTGAACGCGAGCGCCGGATCGGGCAAGACCTACCAGTTGGCATACAAATACGTGCGCGACGTGGTCGAACAGCCCTCCATCTACCGCCACATCCTCGCCGTGACCTTCACCAACAAGGCCACCGAGGAGATGAAGTCGCGCATCCTCAAGGAGATACACCTGCTGGCTTCGGGCGGCGAAAGCTCCTACCTCGAAAACCTCTGCCGCGAACTGGACATGGACGCCGCCACGGTGCGCAGGCGGGCCGCGGAGGTGCGTTCGAAAATCCTGCACGACTACTCGCGCTTCACGGTGCTGACCATCGACACCTTTTTCCAGCGCATCCTGCGCGCCTTCATCAAGGAGCTGGGCATCGACCTCAATTACAACGTCGAGATCGAGACCGCCTCGGTGCTGACCAAGAGCGCCGACACGCTCATCGAGCAGATAACCACCGACCGCGACCTGCAGCGCTGGCTCACGGACTTCGTGCAGGAGCGCATCGACGAGGGCAAGAAGTGGGACGTCCGCGACGGCATCCTGACGCTCGGCGGCGAACTGTTCAAGGAGAAGAACAAGGAGGCTCTATCCCTCGCCCGCTCGCGCGAGGAGCTGGGCCGCATCGTCGGCGAAGCGACGGCGCGCGCCGCGGCGACCAAGCAGCAGATGCGGGAGCGTGCGGCCGAGGCCGTACGGATCATGGCCGATGCGGGCGTCGGCCCGGCGGACTTCACGGGCAAGAGCCGCAGTTTCGCCCACTATTTCCTCACGGTCGCGGCCGGAGAGCTGAAACCCTACACCGCCACGGTCGGCAAAATGAGCCTGACGACCGAAGGCTGGGCGCCCAAGGGATCGCCCGCCGCGCCGCTCGCCGCCCGGCTGCAACCCCTGCTGCGCGAAATGTGCGATCTGTACGACGCCAACGTCCGCTCGTGGAACACCTGCGACCTGCTGCGCGAGAACTACCGCAGCTTCGCGCTGCTGTCGGACCTCTACGCCAAGGTGCAGCAGTTGTGCGACGAGCAGAACATGATGCTCCTCTCGGAGACCAAATACATCCTCTCGGAATTCATCGGCCACAACGACGCGCCGTTCATCTACGAGAAGGTCGGCAACCGCTTCGAACACTTCATGATCGACGAATTTCAGGACACCTCCGTCAAGGAGTGGGAGAACTTCCTGCCCCTGCTGCAAAACGCCATGTCGCAGAGCGAGGCGACGTCGGTGCTGATCGTGGGCGACATCAAGCAGTCGATCTACCGCTGGCGGGGCGGCGACTGGAAAATCCTCCACTCGCAGGCGCAGGCGCAGCTCGACCCGGCCAGCACCGAGGTGGAGATACTCAGGGAGAATTACCGCAGCCTGCCCGCCGTGGTGGAATTCAACAACGAGATCATCGGCCGCGTGGTCGAGACCGACAACCGGGCGCTGAACGAGACGCTCGACGAAGCGGCCGCAAAGGGCGGCATCAACCCCGCGGCGGCGGCCGCACTGCACGACACCCTGCGCGACGCCTATCGCGGACACGCGCAGACTCCCCGCCGCCGGAGCGACCGGCCGGGCTACGTCTCGGTCTCGACCTTCGCCGAGCAGCCGCCCGTCGTGGAGCGCATCTGCGAGGTGCTGGACAAGGGATTCCGGCCGCGCGACATCATGATACTGGTACGCGGGGCCACCGACGGCGCCAAGGTCGCCGCCGAGCTGCTCGACTTCAAACGCTGCAACACCGATCCCCGCTACCGTTTCGACGTGATGACGCAGGAGGCGCTGATCGTGGGCAACGCCCCCGTCAGTTCGTTCATCGCCGCGTCCCTGCGGCTGTCGCTCAACCCCGACGACTCGCTGAGCCGCGCCGTCTACAACCACTACCTCGGCCGCGGCTTCGACCGCCCGCTGTCCGACGACGAACGGACGTTCTTCCGCTCGATCCGCCTGCTGTCGCCCGAAGAGGCGTTCGAACGCATCGTCATGCGGCACGGTCTGCAGGACGACAAACAGCAGACGGCCTACCTGCAGGCGATCCACGAACAGATCATCGGCTTCTGTTCCAGCAAGATCGCCGACATCGCGCTGTTCCTCGACTGGTGGGAGCAGCAGGGGCAGAACCGTTCGCTGAGCGTCGAGGAGAGCGAAACGACCGTCGAGATCACCACGATACACAAGGCCAAGGGACTCGAAAAGCGCGTGGTGCTGATCCCCTACTGCTCGTGGCAGCTGGACCCCAAGTCGGGCGGCAACGTGACCAACATCGTCTGGGCCGAGGCGCACGGCGACGCCGAAGCCGTGGGACGCTTTCCGGTGAAATACAAGAAGTCGATGGCCGAATCGGGATTCTCGGCGGAGTACTACCGGGAACTGGTCTACTCGCACGTCGACAACGTCAATCTGCTGTACGTGGCGCTGACGCGCGCCGCCGAATCGCTGCATGTCTTCATCCCGCAGAAAGGCGGCAAAACCGTCGGCGGACTGCTCCTCCAAAGCATCCTCACCGACGGCGACAAAGTCCTCGCGGGCAGTGCCGAAGGGCGTTACACCGTCACCGAAACGGGCGAGCGGTTCGAATTCGGCCAGTTCCGCGGCCCGGTCGCCGACGGCGGCAAAACGTCCGGCGCCGAGCACGTCGTGCTGGAAAACTACCCCACGGCGCGCGCCGACCTGCGCCTGCGGCTCCCCTCGCAGCGTTATTTCGAGCAGGAGGAAGAGGTGGAACTCTCGCCCCGCAATTTCGGCATCCTGATGCACAAGGCCTTCGAAAACGCCGACGACGAGGAGCAGATACGCCTCGCCGTGGAGCGGATGCAGGCCGACGGCACGCTTTCCGCCGCCGAAGCCGCCGCCCTGCGGCGGATGATCGCCCGCGCGCTGGAACACCCCGCGGCCCGCGAGTGGTTCGCCGGGGACTGGGAGCGCGTGCGCAACGAAAACGAAATCATCATTCCCGGCGGCTCCTCCGCGCGGCGTCCCGACCGCGTGATGATCCGCGGCACGCGGGCCGTGGTCGTGGACTACAAGTTCGGCGGCCGCGAACCCGAACGCTACCGCCGTCAGGTGCGCGAATACCTCGCCCTGCTGCGGCAGATGGGCTACACCGAAACCGAGGGGTATTTGTGGTACGTGAAACTGGGAAGAATCGAAAAGGTGGAGGAATGA
- a CDS encoding M23 family metallopeptidase: MAGKKDLIRLRKRKRRKQNIIRATIHFFVWAGVAVLYYIGFSVFFDTPVEYELKHSTDRLRREYTALVQRYDTLTTVMRNLSERDRNVFRILFESDPYDFDSEYERKQAATYENIFNRSSRRLKRELRERVAEMETRLDELNDTYLDLQARIDSAGSRCDNIPSIQPVINKQLTLLTASYGMRIHPFYKTLQSHQGVDYTIPEGSRVFATADGTVREVAQRNSTSGQTVVIDHGNGYETSYNHLSKINVRKGQQVRRGDIIALSGDTGLSLAPHLHYEVRYNGMRVDPIHYFFMELSPTEYQRLMRIAQSGMQSFD; this comes from the coding sequence ATGGCCGGAAAAAAGGACCTGATACGGCTTCGCAAGCGTAAGCGCCGCAAACAGAACATCATACGCGCCACGATCCATTTCTTCGTATGGGCGGGCGTCGCCGTGCTCTACTACATCGGTTTCTCGGTGTTCTTCGACACGCCCGTCGAGTACGAGCTCAAGCACTCGACCGACCGCCTGCGCCGCGAATACACGGCCCTCGTCCAGCGATACGACACGCTGACGACGGTGATGCGCAACCTCTCGGAACGCGACCGCAACGTCTTCCGCATCCTCTTCGAGTCGGACCCCTACGACTTCGACTCGGAGTACGAGCGCAAGCAGGCCGCCACCTACGAAAACATCTTCAACCGTTCGTCGCGCCGTCTCAAACGCGAGCTGCGCGAACGCGTGGCCGAAATGGAGACGCGGCTCGACGAGCTGAACGACACCTACCTCGACCTGCAGGCGCGCATCGACTCGGCCGGCAGCCGGTGCGACAACATCCCGTCGATCCAGCCCGTGATCAACAAGCAGCTGACGCTGCTCACGGCTTCGTACGGCATGCGCATCCACCCCTTCTACAAGACGCTGCAATCGCATCAGGGCGTGGACTACACCATTCCCGAAGGGTCGCGCGTCTTCGCCACGGCCGACGGAACGGTGCGCGAGGTGGCCCAGCGCAACTCGACGTCGGGACAGACCGTCGTCATCGACCACGGCAACGGCTACGAGACTTCGTACAACCACCTCTCGAAGATCAACGTCCGCAAGGGCCAGCAGGTGCGCCGCGGCGACATCATCGCCCTTTCGGGCGACACGGGCCTTTCGCTGGCGCCCCACCTCCATTACGAAGTCCGCTACAACGGCATGCGCGTGGACCCGATCCACTACTTCTTCATGGAGCTTTCGCCCACCGAATACCAGCGTCTGATGCGCATCGCCCAGTCGGGCATGCAGTCGTTCGATTGA
- a CDS encoding PD-(D/E)XK nuclease family protein, whose product MKGFLEEVAGDLYARYGEGLSERAVLFPSRRARLFFVDALTRIAGRPMWQPEWVTVDDLMSEISGLHAGDRVRLITELYKVYSEFHTEPFDKFYFWGDMLLTDFDTIDKYRIDAQMLFRNISEIKEIEADISYLTPAQLQILSFWSSLGEEADLSEEKRRFLAIWKTLGPVYRKFRRRLVSLGIAYNGMVQRAAADRIAEGAFAFPEPRRYVVAGFNALSECEKQLFKFLAVAAETDFYWDYDAYYKDNPEQEAGMFVRSNVALFPPRTEFAHDNMRGEKEVVSVAAVSNAVQCKYAAAILADLARRRAQEDPEVAAGLKPALGKETAVVLTDENLLLPLLYALPADIGRVNVTMGFPLRQSLAYTFVERLVELQNHRRKKGGGWTFYHADVAGILAHPYVAECDAALTRTMHEEIVRDRRISVDAAWLGRNELLKRIFSPAAEWRELSDYLLGVIAAVARQPYEGDDARQRVEFLAVIAEQVTKLRNSLDECDIELATEVYTSLLRRHLQTLRIPFEGEPLEGIQIMGILETRNVDFENVILLSMNDDNFPGNHVAQSSFIPYNLRAAYELPTPEHHEGVYAYYFYRLIQRAKSVHMLYCSHADDKSTGEPSRYIYQLDYESGFDVRKIEVGVDVNLAETAPIEVAKDGEVMRRLERFVDAESPAALSPTAFFRYVACPLRFYFHSVARLEADDEISEEVDAPMFGTILHAAVQTLYARIVGEEHPGQTLRAMIRSGEVAAAVERAINENYLQDERASAEDYTGNLLLVKDIVTRYLRGGVMPYDAAHDAFAVSGLEERVAYSFPFRAGERELEMKFGGIADRIDMLGDGALRVVDYKTGAPHLEFDGVESLFTGTGKQRLSNILQTLLYSMILHHTRGCDAEPALYYVRSMNRPDYSPQLDDKQLGVRGARYTLYRERFEELLRAQLAEMYDPAVPFRQCEDADTCKFCDFRIICKRG is encoded by the coding sequence ATGAAAGGATTTCTGGAAGAGGTCGCCGGGGACCTGTATGCCCGATACGGCGAGGGACTGTCCGAGAGGGCCGTGCTCTTTCCGTCGCGGCGTGCGCGGCTGTTTTTCGTCGATGCCCTGACGCGCATCGCCGGGCGGCCCATGTGGCAGCCCGAATGGGTGACCGTCGACGACCTGATGAGCGAAATATCGGGCCTGCATGCGGGCGACCGCGTGCGGCTCATCACCGAACTCTATAAGGTCTATTCGGAATTCCACACCGAGCCGTTCGACAAGTTCTATTTCTGGGGCGACATGCTCCTCACGGACTTCGACACGATCGACAAGTACCGGATCGACGCGCAGATGCTCTTCCGCAACATCTCCGAAATCAAGGAGATCGAAGCCGACATCTCCTACCTGACGCCCGCCCAGCTGCAGATTCTGTCGTTCTGGTCTTCGCTGGGCGAGGAGGCCGATCTTTCGGAGGAGAAACGCCGCTTTCTGGCGATCTGGAAGACGCTCGGCCCCGTTTACCGCAAATTCCGCCGGCGGCTCGTGTCGCTCGGCATCGCCTACAACGGCATGGTCCAGCGGGCCGCCGCCGACCGCATCGCCGAAGGCGCGTTCGCCTTTCCCGAACCGCGGAGGTATGTAGTGGCGGGATTCAACGCCCTGTCGGAGTGCGAAAAGCAGCTCTTCAAATTCCTTGCTGTTGCCGCCGAAACCGATTTCTACTGGGATTACGACGCTTATTATAAGGACAACCCCGAACAGGAGGCCGGGATGTTCGTGCGCTCGAACGTCGCGCTGTTTCCGCCCCGGACCGAATTCGCGCACGACAACATGCGGGGCGAAAAGGAGGTCGTCTCCGTGGCCGCCGTGTCGAACGCCGTGCAGTGCAAATACGCCGCGGCGATTCTCGCGGACCTCGCACGCCGCCGCGCGCAGGAGGACCCCGAAGTCGCCGCCGGGCTGAAGCCCGCCTTGGGCAAGGAGACCGCCGTGGTGCTGACCGACGAAAACCTGCTGCTGCCGCTGCTGTACGCCCTGCCCGCCGATATAGGCCGTGTGAACGTCACGATGGGTTTTCCCCTGCGGCAGAGCCTTGCCTACACCTTCGTCGAACGCCTTGTGGAGCTGCAGAACCACCGCCGCAAAAAGGGCGGCGGCTGGACCTTCTACCATGCCGACGTGGCGGGTATTCTGGCGCATCCCTATGTCGCCGAGTGCGACGCCGCGCTGACCCGCACGATGCACGAGGAGATCGTCCGCGACCGGCGGATTTCGGTCGATGCCGCATGGCTGGGCCGCAACGAACTGCTGAAACGGATCTTTTCGCCCGCGGCGGAGTGGCGCGAGCTGTCCGATTACCTGCTGGGCGTGATCGCCGCCGTGGCGCGCCAGCCCTACGAGGGCGACGACGCCAGACAGCGGGTCGAATTTCTGGCCGTCATCGCCGAGCAGGTGACCAAACTGCGCAACTCGCTCGACGAATGCGACATCGAGCTTGCGACCGAGGTGTATACCTCGCTGCTGCGCCGCCATTTGCAGACGCTGCGCATCCCCTTCGAGGGCGAACCGCTGGAGGGGATTCAGATCATGGGTATTCTGGAGACCCGCAATGTCGATTTCGAGAACGTCATCCTTCTCTCGATGAACGACGACAATTTTCCGGGCAACCACGTCGCGCAGTCGTCGTTCATTCCCTACAACCTGCGTGCGGCCTACGAACTGCCCACGCCGGAACACCACGAAGGGGTCTATGCCTACTATTTCTACCGCCTGATCCAGCGCGCGAAGAGCGTGCATATGCTCTACTGTTCGCATGCCGACGACAAATCGACGGGCGAGCCGAGCCGCTATATCTACCAGCTGGATTACGAGAGCGGCTTCGACGTGCGCAAGATCGAGGTGGGGGTGGACGTGAACCTCGCCGAGACGGCTCCGATCGAGGTGGCGAAGGACGGGGAGGTGATGCGGCGGCTGGAACGCTTCGTCGATGCCGAAAGTCCCGCCGCGCTTTCGCCGACGGCGTTTTTCCGCTACGTGGCCTGCCCGCTGCGCTTCTATTTCCACTCCGTGGCCCGGCTCGAAGCCGACGACGAGATTTCGGAGGAGGTCGATGCGCCGATGTTCGGCACGATCCTTCACGCCGCCGTGCAGACGCTCTACGCCCGGATCGTGGGCGAGGAGCATCCCGGCCAGACCCTGCGGGCGATGATCCGTTCGGGCGAGGTCGCCGCGGCGGTCGAGCGGGCGATCAACGAAAATTATTTGCAGGACGAACGCGCTTCGGCCGAAGATTATACGGGCAACCTGCTGCTGGTGAAGGATATCGTCACGCGCTACCTGCGTGGCGGGGTGATGCCTTACGATGCGGCGCACGATGCGTTCGCCGTGTCGGGACTGGAGGAGCGGGTGGCTTATTCCTTCCCGTTCCGCGCCGGGGAGCGCGAGCTGGAGATGAAGTTCGGGGGCATCGCCGACCGTATCGACATGCTCGGCGACGGCGCGCTGCGGGTCGTGGACTACAAGACCGGGGCGCCGCATCTGGAGTTCGACGGCGTGGAGAGCCTTTTCACCGGAACCGGCAAACAGCGGCTGTCCAATATCCTGCAGACGCTGCTCTATTCGATGATCCTGCACCATACGCGGGGCTGCGACGCCGAACCCGCGCTCTACTACGTCCGCAGCATGAACCGCCCCGACTATTCGCCGCAGCTGGACGACAAGCAGCTGGGCGTCAGGGGGGCGCGCTATACGCTTTACCGCGAACGTTTCGAGGAGCTGCTGCGCGCGCAGCTGGCCGAAATGTACGACCCTGCGGTGCCGTTCCGCCAGTGCGAGGACGCCGATACGTGCAAGTTCTGCGATTTCCGGATAATCTGCAAACGGGGCTGA